Part of the Quercus robur chromosome 5, dhQueRobu3.1, whole genome shotgun sequence genome, ATGAACTTGGTGTGATGTGTActaagttttggtggggtcGGGTTGGGAATGCAAGGAAAATTCACTAGAAAAGTTGGGAAAGGTTGATGCTCTTGAAGAAAGATGGTGGAATGGGTTTTCGGGATCTAAGGGCTTTTAATTTAGCTATGTTGGCTAAGCAAGGGTAGAGGTTGCTGCATGATACTAATTCATTAGTGTACAAGTGCTTGAAAGCAAGGTATTTTCCAAGAACTCATTTTCTTGAGTCCAAGGTGTCCCCTAATTGTTCATGTGTATGGAAGAGTATTATGGTGGCCATGCCTACTTTAAAATCGGGTTGTTGTTGGAGGGTTGGAAGTGGGCATTCAATCTGGGTTTTGGGGGATAAATGGATTCCTAATTATCCTACAAAGTCTATTATTCATTCGGCCAAGGAGGATGTCAGGGATGCTTTGGTTTCAGACCTAATAAACCAAGAGCTACATTTGTGGACTGATTGGATTATGGAGATGTTTGATAAGGAAGATGCTGAAGCCATATGTAGAATTCCTTTAAGTAGACGGTATGTGGATGATTCTATACTCTGGCTGCCTAATAAGAAGGGATTGTTCACTGTCAAGTCTGCTTAGAAGGTTTCTAGGGAGCTGATGCGAAGAGAGAATGTGGCCAAGAGCTCTGGTGGTTGTGCTGGGAAGAGGATTTGGGCTGCTCTATGGAAACTTAAAATCCCAAACAAAGTGAAGGTGTTTGCCTGGAGAGCTTGCAATGATATTCTACCAACGAAGATGAATCTTGTTAACCGAAGGATTATCGCTGATGCTGCTTGTCCGATTTGTACCAGGTTTCCAGAGACAACTGTGCATGTGCTTTGGGATTGTGATGCTGATCAGGATGTGTGGGCAGGTAGCTTGAAATTGCTGCAGAGAGGAAAACATGGGCTGCTTGATATGTTCCAGCTGATGGAGTATTTAATGGAGCAATTGGCATGGGAAGATTTAGAGTTGATGGTAGTTCAGGCATGGCTGATCTGGACTCAGTGGAATAGAGTGATACACGGTGGGAGATTTCATGATCCAGGTTGGCTAAACAAAAGAGCAATGGAATATTTAGAGGACTATCAGGCTATACAGAATCAGTTCGATGTAGACCAGGTGCAGCAGCCAAGTCGGGATTCATGGAAGCCTCTTCCATCTTCggtttataaattaaatttcgATGTCGCTGTGTTCTTTGGTTTGGATAGGACCAGGTTTGGAGCAGTGGTTAGAAATGACAAAGGGGAAGTTATGGCTGCAATGTTAGCCAAGGGTCCACCGGTTTTTTGCAGTGAAGAAGCGGAGTTCCTTGCATGTCGAAAGGCAATTGAATTTGCCACGGATGTTGGTTTTTCTGAATTCATTGTTGAAGGTGATAATAGTTCAGTCATGCAAGCTATTTCTTCTCCGAATAAAGATGAGTCGTTGATGGGTAATGTGGTAGGTGACATCCAGCAGATGCTAAGAGGACTGTATTGGGTGAATGTGGAGTTTACATGAAGGGGAGGAAACAAAGTGGCTCATGTGTTAGCTCAATATgcaaaaaatataatagatgATATGCATTGGGAGGAAGATTTACCTCCTTAGCTAGGGAAGCTTTGTATCATGATGCAAACATTATTGGTTAATTGAATGCagatttttctttcaaaaaaaaaaaaaaaaaattcatgaaagaATTTTTGGATAATTGTAAATAATGATATGCTCAAAAAATGATGACATTAGTTATTTTGCAACATCATtatcttattattttgttttttggatcaTGCAGGAGACCCATACGATGGTCTAAAGTTTAGAGGCCTCCAAGGCTTGCCATTTTTGctttatcttattattattttttttttttgggtaaacaatCTAACTTTTAGTTGAAAATAAGCTATATTTTAGTGTTTGTTTCAATAGAAAACTTTATGTCAACATAGCTTCcgcattttcttgtgtttggtagtattacccaaaaaaaaaaaaaaaaggattaaatgAAAACTACCTTTTATCTTTCATTACTTAGTTTGGCAtaagatagagttgttttccattaaaattttctaggaaaaaaaaaaaaaaaaaactctaatctCATGTGAAACTAAATAAGGAAAGTTAAGATAtagtttttcaatttattttaagattgCTATCAAAcgtaagaaaataaaatagtatttctaGAAAacactttttgaaaaatatttcattttttagaaaatgataatgtaaaagcaaaaagatcgtGGGATTGAGATGTTTCATTGCTATACATTACCTTTTGGTGACAAAATTTTTTCTCaccaaaatacatttttttgtaGTACATATGCAGAGCCAATATTTACAATTATTTGCCATACCCTAAggggaggttttttttttctttttactgaaAAGATAGAAAGGGGagttttgaatagaaaattttatttatcaaggtgaagaaaaaca contains:
- the LOC126728403 gene encoding uncharacterized protein LOC126728403; protein product: MRRENVAKSSGGCAGKRIWAALWKLKIPNKVKVFAWRACNDILPTKMNLVNRRIIADAACPICTRFPETTVHVLWDCDADQDVWAGSLKLLQRGKHGLLDMFQLMEYLMEQLAWEDLELMVVQAWLIWTQWNRVIHGGRFHDPGWLNKRAMEYLEDYQAIQNQFDVDQVQQPSRDSWKPLPSSVYKLNFDVAVFFGLDRTRFGAVVRNDKGEVMAAMLAKGPPVFCSEEAEFLACRKAIEFATDVGFSEFIVEGDNSSVMQAISSPNKDESLMGNVVGDIQQMLRGLYWVNVEFT